One Lacticaseibacillus rhamnosus genomic window carries:
- the rhaD gene encoding rhamnulose-1-phosphate aldolase: MDNKKQFLNPEYTQSFVESPYVAQMRKVTWNLYQHGWDERNGGNVSYRLTAAEIAPYGDVHEVKRNLPIKFDASELAGQYFLVTGTGRYFKNVKDFPARDTGLVQIAKDGHSVDLLWGFNDGGQPTSEFPSHLMTHIQRLKQDPNQRVVMHCHPTNLVAMSFTLPLEEKLFSRILWKMQAESIVVFPEGIGVLPYMTPGTNEIGQATAQKMADFRIVMWPQHGIFGAGDSIDETYGLIETVEKAATIYTAIQAQGGRIINEITDENLEQLAKRFDLTPNLAFLHGDSLISQVTLKV, translated from the coding sequence ATGGATAACAAGAAACAATTTTTGAATCCCGAATATACCCAGAGCTTTGTCGAGTCACCGTATGTGGCACAAATGCGCAAAGTCACCTGGAACCTTTATCAACATGGCTGGGACGAACGCAATGGCGGTAATGTCAGCTACCGGTTAACGGCTGCTGAAATTGCCCCTTATGGCGATGTGCATGAAGTCAAGCGCAACTTGCCAATTAAGTTCGATGCCAGTGAACTGGCTGGCCAGTATTTTCTGGTCACCGGAACCGGGCGCTACTTCAAAAATGTCAAGGATTTTCCGGCCCGCGACACGGGCTTAGTGCAAATTGCTAAAGACGGCCATAGTGTTGACCTACTATGGGGCTTCAATGATGGCGGACAACCGACCAGCGAATTTCCATCCCATCTGATGACCCACATTCAACGGCTAAAGCAGGATCCAAATCAGCGCGTGGTGATGCACTGCCATCCTACCAATCTGGTTGCCATGTCCTTTACGCTGCCGCTGGAAGAGAAGCTCTTTTCCCGCATTTTGTGGAAGATGCAGGCTGAATCCATTGTGGTCTTCCCCGAAGGCATCGGCGTCTTGCCATATATGACCCCAGGCACCAACGAAATCGGTCAGGCAACCGCCCAAAAAATGGCCGACTTCCGAATCGTCATGTGGCCGCAACACGGAATCTTCGGCGCTGGCGATTCCATTGATGAAACGTATGGCTTAATTGAAACTGTTGAAAAAGCGGCGACAATCTACACCGCTATTCAGGCTCAAGGCGGCCGCATCATCAACGAAATCACGGACGAAAATCTGGAACAACTGGCCAAACGGTTTGACTTAACGCCTAATCTAGCTTTTCTTCATGGCGATTCACTTATCAGTCAGGTAACGCTAAAAGTGTAA
- a CDS encoding bacteriocin immunity protein, with translation MKKKPSVLDQLPELIADPETTGPELEILKHAEIRRQRGNNEEGIAFEIRTKLQPLAIGQKLSPKVVDFLTAISARYLGMGNRGNIIF, from the coding sequence ATGAAAAAGAAACCATCAGTACTGGATCAATTACCGGAACTTATCGCAGATCCCGAGACAACCGGACCTGAATTAGAAATTTTGAAACATGCAGAAATTCGACGTCAAAGAGGCAATAATGAAGAAGGAATAGCCTTTGAAATTAGAACAAAGCTTCAACCTTTAGCAATTGGACAAAAATTGTCGCCTAAAGTAGTGGATTTTCTGACTGCAATTTCAGCGCGATACCTAGGGATGGGGAACCGCGGGAACATCATCTTTTAA